Proteins encoded within one genomic window of Microbacterium sp. zg-B185:
- the ald gene encoding alanine dehydrogenase, with protein sequence MRIGIPAEIKNHENRVGITPPGVDALVSRGHRVLIQSGAGLGSRIPDADYRSAGATLVADPNDVWGDAELIVKVKEPVAEEFRHLAPGKTLFTYLHLAADRPLTDALVASGITAIAYETVQLVDRSLPLLSPMSEVAGRLSISVGSYSLLSASGGRGTLLGGVAGTPRAKVVVLGGGVAGEHAAANAIGLGADVTVIDISLPRLRELEHRYGAALQTRPSTRLDIAEQVADADLVIGSVLIPGAAAPKLVTDDMVTTMKPGAVLVDIAIDQGGCFEGSRPTTHDAPTFEVHDTLYYCVANMPGAVPHTATRALTNATLPYVAAIADLGWEAATRAHAALRAGVNVTGGDIRNAGVAAAFDLAMVA encoded by the coding sequence ATGCGCATTGGCATCCCCGCAGAGATCAAGAACCATGAGAACCGCGTCGGCATCACTCCCCCCGGGGTGGATGCGCTCGTCTCACGAGGCCACCGTGTACTCATCCAGTCGGGCGCCGGCCTAGGTTCGCGAATTCCGGACGCCGACTATCGCTCGGCGGGAGCAACGTTGGTCGCGGATCCCAACGACGTGTGGGGCGACGCCGAGCTGATCGTGAAGGTCAAGGAACCCGTGGCTGAGGAGTTCCGCCACCTCGCCCCCGGCAAGACTCTCTTCACCTACCTTCATCTGGCCGCGGACCGGCCACTAACGGACGCCTTAGTCGCGTCGGGAATCACCGCGATCGCTTACGAGACGGTACAGCTCGTCGATCGGTCGCTGCCATTGCTATCACCGATGAGCGAGGTCGCTGGGCGTCTGTCGATTTCCGTCGGGTCGTACAGCCTCCTGAGCGCATCTGGGGGGCGGGGAACGCTCCTGGGAGGGGTCGCGGGAACACCGCGGGCGAAAGTCGTCGTGCTCGGCGGCGGAGTCGCCGGCGAGCACGCTGCTGCCAACGCGATCGGCCTAGGCGCTGACGTAACGGTGATCGACATCTCGCTCCCGCGTCTGCGCGAGCTGGAGCACCGATATGGCGCCGCACTTCAAACGCGCCCGTCCACTCGCCTCGACATCGCTGAACAGGTCGCCGATGCCGATTTGGTGATCGGGTCAGTGCTGATACCGGGAGCTGCCGCGCCGAAGCTCGTCACAGACGATATGGTCACCACCATGAAGCCCGGCGCAGTCTTGGTCGATATCGCGATAGATCAAGGCGGATGTTTCGAAGGATCGCGGCCGACGACCCATGATGCACCAACCTTCGAAGTACACGACACGCTCTACTATTGCGTGGCGAACATGCCGGGAGCAGTGCCACACACCGCCACAAGAGCTCTTACTAACGCCACGCTGCCCTATGTCGCCGCGATCGCCGACCTCGGCTGGGAGGCAGCCACGCGGGCACACGCCGCTCTACGCGCCGGCGTCAACGTGACAGGCGGTGACATCCGCAACGCCGGCGTCGCCGCCGCGTTCGACCTCGCCATGGTCGCCTGA
- a CDS encoding LysR family transcriptional regulator produces the protein MLDYLNVLRTFVAVMECGTMAEASRQRRYTAGAVTRQMGWLQQHLGIRLFEHEGRSIRPTTEAQQLVDAARSVICEADSFDRNARSLVWVGEKLVPGRAGPRRTSNGT, from the coding sequence ATGCTCGACTATCTGAACGTGCTCAGAACATTCGTGGCTGTAATGGAGTGCGGCACGATGGCCGAGGCGTCTCGGCAGCGCAGGTACACCGCCGGCGCGGTGACGCGTCAGATGGGATGGCTGCAGCAACATCTCGGGATCCGGCTGTTTGAGCACGAAGGGAGATCCATCCGGCCGACCACCGAGGCTCAGCAACTCGTCGATGCCGCGCGGAGCGTGATCTGCGAGGCGGATTCGTTCGATCGGAATGCCCGGAGCCTGGTGTGGGTGGGCGAAAAGCTCGTGCCGGGTCGAGCCGGGCCTCGTCGAACATCGAATGGGACGTAG
- a CDS encoding nuclear transport factor 2 family protein, protein MTEEQDREAILKVHRDWWVANHKWDIPLMRECFPSGYSFLNFNLSGDPYFGREELTAFWEYFKDTPRELPAVMHIWRLTVKGDMAWLVCEGNFETATAPNQFIRTTEIYQRDDGDGNPEWKIWHFHCSPTSPLDRPRQPFGDSYNSRGGLGYLPYGESFSVTADQ, encoded by the coding sequence GTGACCGAAGAGCAGGACCGCGAGGCGATTCTGAAGGTGCACCGCGACTGGTGGGTGGCCAATCACAAATGGGACATCCCGCTGATGCGAGAGTGCTTCCCGTCCGGTTATTCGTTCCTCAACTTCAATCTGAGCGGCGATCCGTATTTCGGTCGCGAAGAGCTCACTGCGTTCTGGGAGTACTTCAAGGACACCCCCCGCGAGCTGCCCGCCGTGATGCACATCTGGCGACTGACGGTCAAGGGCGACATGGCGTGGCTCGTGTGCGAGGGCAACTTCGAGACCGCGACGGCCCCGAACCAGTTCATCCGCACGACGGAGATCTACCAGCGCGATGACGGCGATGGAAACCCCGAGTGGAAGATCTGGCACTTCCACTGCTCACCCACTTCGCCGCTGGATCGCCCGCGACAGCCGTTCGGCGACAGTTACAACTCTCGCGGTGGCCTCGGCTACCTGCCCTACGGCGAGAGCTTCTCCGTGACCGCCGACCAGTAG
- a CDS encoding alpha/beta hydrolase: MTRIVLERPAGRLTVNTYGDPASELAPILFIHPINLRGAAWAHVVPAFAADRFCIVPDMRGFGDSDAASEYAAHLWVEDCLAAVDAAGVERFHIVGGSLGGPLATFIASVVPDRVISLMAFGSQLFSANREAVAVISSLETMTVPEMFSEVIPKSSLGPYASRQVIDETLATTNPNGPDDVRRVWLAAGATDVRSHAKNVICPATIVTGEHDVTCTPEAGAYMAEQLGAPHVIVPGIGHLPMLEAPADVIALLTQHLARVEVNAG, from the coding sequence ATGACGCGCATCGTGCTCGAGCGCCCCGCGGGGCGTCTCACCGTCAACACGTACGGCGACCCGGCCTCGGAGCTGGCGCCCATCCTCTTCATCCACCCCATCAACCTGCGCGGCGCGGCCTGGGCGCACGTCGTCCCGGCGTTCGCTGCGGATCGGTTCTGCATCGTGCCCGACATGCGCGGATTCGGCGATTCGGATGCGGCGAGTGAATACGCGGCGCACCTGTGGGTCGAAGACTGTCTCGCCGCCGTCGACGCGGCCGGGGTCGAGCGATTCCACATCGTCGGCGGCTCGCTCGGCGGACCTCTCGCAACGTTCATCGCGAGCGTCGTCCCGGACCGCGTGATCTCGCTCATGGCGTTCGGCAGCCAGCTGTTCAGCGCCAACCGCGAGGCCGTCGCCGTGATCTCGTCGCTGGAGACCATGACGGTGCCGGAGATGTTCAGCGAGGTCATCCCGAAGTCGTCGCTCGGACCGTACGCATCGCGCCAGGTGATCGATGAGACGCTCGCCACCACCAATCCGAACGGACCGGACGATGTGCGCCGCGTCTGGCTCGCGGCCGGTGCGACCGACGTCCGATCGCACGCGAAGAACGTGATCTGCCCCGCGACCATCGTGACGGGCGAGCATGACGTCACCTGCACCCCGGAGGCGGGCGCGTACATGGCCGAGCAGCTCGGTGCACCGCACGTGATCGTGCCGGGAATCGGGCATCTCCCGATGCTCGAAGCACCCGCCGATGTGATCGCCCTGCTGACGCAGCACCTCGCACGCGTCGAGGTGAACGCGGGATGA
- a CDS encoding DUF1028 domain-containing protein, whose translation MTYSIVARDPETGQLGVASQSHYFALGRVVTFAQAGVGAVATQSFVEPAYGPDGLASMADGASAEEAMAALVTADPERELRQVAMIDAAGTTARFTGDSCVAHRGDLAGDQVVVLGNMLANGDVVPAMLDAYVTASGDLADKILAAMDAAEAAGGDARGRMSASLVVVDGTAGARPWSNRIMDVRVDDAEFPLVELRRLVGLSRAHTVFGNAVFTPGLLSRDTPTTGEALQAAILALDTAAETIGADPEPTLWKGVLLARAGDDAGASAALRSAVERRGILREYVDNLHAAAILPKSAAAYLADV comes from the coding sequence ATGACGTACTCCATCGTCGCGAGGGACCCCGAGACCGGCCAGCTCGGCGTCGCCAGCCAGTCGCACTATTTCGCGCTCGGCCGGGTGGTCACGTTCGCCCAAGCAGGCGTCGGCGCCGTGGCGACGCAGTCGTTCGTAGAGCCGGCGTACGGCCCCGATGGGCTGGCGTCGATGGCGGATGGCGCGAGCGCTGAAGAGGCGATGGCCGCGCTGGTCACGGCCGACCCTGAGCGCGAACTGCGCCAGGTCGCGATGATCGACGCGGCCGGGACCACCGCGCGGTTCACCGGCGACAGCTGCGTGGCGCACCGTGGCGATCTGGCGGGCGACCAGGTCGTCGTGCTGGGCAACATGCTCGCGAACGGCGATGTGGTGCCCGCGATGCTGGATGCCTACGTCACCGCGTCCGGAGACCTCGCCGACAAGATCCTCGCGGCGATGGATGCCGCAGAAGCCGCAGGCGGCGACGCCCGCGGAAGGATGTCCGCATCCCTCGTCGTGGTCGACGGCACAGCGGGCGCACGCCCGTGGAGTAACCGCATCATGGACGTCCGAGTCGACGACGCGGAATTTCCCCTGGTCGAGCTCCGCCGCTTGGTCGGCCTGAGCCGCGCGCACACCGTCTTCGGCAATGCGGTGTTCACCCCGGGGCTGCTCTCACGCGACACCCCGACTACCGGGGAAGCGCTGCAGGCCGCGATCCTGGCGCTCGACACGGCGGCCGAGACCATCGGCGCAGACCCGGAGCCCACGCTCTGGAAGGGCGTCCTGCTTGCCCGAGCCGGCGACGACGCCGGGGCGTCGGCCGCTCTTCGCAGTGCCGTCGAGCGTCGCGGCATCCTGCGCGAGTACGTCGACAATCTGCATGCCGCGGCGATCCTCCCGAAGTCCGCCGCCGCCTACCTGGCCGATGTCTGA
- a CDS encoding SDR family oxidoreductase, protein MRRARMTSALRGGSADVEALCTDETVLDIDGARGTVAELRETLRVVIDALTAAQRSGLTSLSNDERTLVIAPCDAGRPASRKLFLFSHSHDALIELAVYTDDADLGTLWMGEFPTPQHHSGGIAARALPQRAWSEERVLVTAASAGLGQVIAAHFAALGSSVAVHGRRERIDLPDAVGEASVVAVHGDLTTPDAAEHIVLAAADRLGGPVTILINNFGPWDAAPVVAADDDAFLGSLQAHAGVARQFSRLVAPGMREAGRGRIINISASSASRHRHGNYGLGKAVLEALTPTLAIELAPEITVNAVSPGQIVESAPVMDAIDPHAIARDLQNTPLGRFVSRAEVADAVVAMCRPEFDSLTGVVIPLDGGYRIARN, encoded by the coding sequence GTGCGACGCGCACGGATGACGTCCGCCCTCCGCGGTGGCAGCGCCGACGTCGAGGCGCTGTGCACAGACGAGACGGTCTTGGACATCGACGGGGCACGAGGCACCGTCGCTGAATTGCGCGAGACGCTGCGCGTCGTGATCGACGCCCTGACGGCAGCTCAGCGCTCCGGACTGACCTCACTCAGCAACGACGAGCGCACTCTCGTCATCGCTCCATGCGACGCGGGTCGCCCGGCATCGCGCAAGCTCTTCTTGTTCTCCCATTCACACGACGCCCTCATCGAGCTGGCCGTCTACACGGATGACGCCGACCTCGGGACGCTCTGGATGGGCGAGTTCCCCACGCCGCAGCACCACTCCGGCGGTATCGCCGCCCGGGCGCTTCCCCAGCGGGCCTGGTCGGAGGAACGCGTGCTCGTCACCGCCGCCTCGGCCGGCCTCGGGCAGGTGATCGCCGCTCACTTCGCAGCGCTCGGTTCCTCGGTCGCCGTGCACGGTCGCCGCGAGCGGATCGATCTTCCGGACGCCGTCGGCGAAGCCTCCGTCGTCGCCGTCCACGGTGACCTGACGACCCCGGATGCCGCCGAGCACATCGTGCTGGCAGCTGCGGACCGCCTCGGCGGACCGGTGACGATCCTGATCAACAACTTCGGCCCGTGGGATGCCGCGCCCGTCGTGGCCGCCGATGATGATGCGTTCCTCGGATCCCTCCAGGCGCATGCCGGCGTGGCTCGACAGTTCTCGCGTCTGGTCGCGCCCGGCATGCGCGAAGCGGGACGCGGACGGATCATCAACATATCTGCCAGCTCGGCGAGCAGGCACCGTCACGGCAACTACGGCCTCGGCAAGGCGGTGCTCGAAGCGCTGACGCCGACGCTCGCGATCGAGCTCGCTCCGGAGATCACGGTCAACGCGGTCTCACCGGGGCAGATCGTGGAGAGCGCGCCCGTGATGGACGCGATCGATCCGCATGCCATCGCTCGCGACCTTCAGAACACACCGTTGGGCAGATTCGTGTCGCGCGCGGAGGTCGCCGACGCCGTCGTCGCGATGTGCCGCCCCGAGTTCGACTCGCTCACCGGCGTAGTGATCCCACTCGACGGCGGCTACCGGATCGCCCGGAATTGA
- a CDS encoding nuclear transport factor 2 family protein, with protein sequence MSTQRETPALLGRDAPADASRNTDLLERMPSPVREFYGHFLAGRADALPELMHPQIAVRFPSYPILRGPTIALAYFRFQETIFGDLIFELVDVIEGDSAVAVLWRESGSTTDGRPWRCHGVDVFRHRDGLITALDVGGSARTLVEGLPRFDPAHLITGQPNQETLA encoded by the coding sequence ATGTCGACGCAGAGAGAGACCCCCGCCCTGCTCGGACGCGATGCGCCCGCGGACGCCTCACGGAACACCGATCTCCTCGAACGGATGCCGTCGCCCGTGCGCGAGTTCTACGGCCACTTCCTCGCTGGGCGCGCGGACGCACTACCAGAGCTCATGCATCCGCAGATCGCCGTCCGGTTCCCGTCGTACCCGATCCTGCGAGGCCCGACGATCGCCCTCGCATACTTCAGATTCCAGGAGACCATCTTCGGCGACCTCATCTTCGAGCTCGTCGACGTGATCGAAGGCGACTCCGCGGTCGCCGTGCTCTGGCGAGAGAGCGGATCCACGACAGACGGACGCCCATGGCGATGCCACGGCGTCGATGTGTTCCGACACCGTGACGGTCTCATCACCGCTCTCGACGTGGGCGGATCCGCCCGCACGCTCGTCGAGGGCCTGCCCCGCTTCGACCCAGCCCACCTGATCACCGGCCAACCCAACCAGGAGACTCTCGCATGA
- a CDS encoding LLM class flavin-dependent oxidoreductase, giving the protein MTSIGFVLGSTLPPVLLPETSKALESAGFDSVWVSEDYFFTGGVSGAAVVLGATERIHVGIGLLPIYVRHPALSAMEAATLAGAYPHRFSLGFGSGVKFWLEQMGQPQSAPLGAMRETVGSVRALLEGETLTSEGRFTFDGVKLTFPPEFPPPIYIGATGPKMTALSGEIADGVLMSVLCTPEFVANSRRVIDAAATAAGRGHTKITAFAVFSLADTVEEARAAARPVVADYLSLGSGELSKAAGISDELDAILAAGGREKLLAEMPDSWIDRVSICGDGPTALAAIEALGAAGADEVALMPVESHDLVGQVERAGRMLGLSHRN; this is encoded by the coding sequence ATGACTTCGATCGGATTCGTCCTCGGCAGCACGCTGCCTCCCGTCCTGCTCCCCGAAACCTCGAAAGCGCTCGAATCCGCGGGATTCGACAGCGTCTGGGTGAGCGAGGACTACTTCTTCACCGGTGGCGTTTCGGGCGCTGCGGTCGTCCTCGGGGCGACCGAGCGCATCCACGTGGGCATCGGGCTGCTCCCGATCTATGTCCGCCACCCCGCGCTGTCGGCGATGGAGGCGGCGACCCTCGCGGGCGCCTACCCCCACCGCTTCTCGCTCGGCTTCGGCTCCGGTGTGAAGTTCTGGCTCGAGCAGATGGGCCAGCCGCAGAGCGCGCCGCTCGGCGCGATGCGTGAGACCGTCGGCTCGGTACGGGCGCTGTTGGAGGGCGAGACTCTCACGTCCGAGGGGCGGTTCACCTTCGATGGCGTGAAACTGACGTTCCCTCCCGAGTTCCCGCCGCCCATCTACATCGGCGCGACCGGCCCGAAGATGACCGCACTGTCGGGTGAGATCGCAGACGGCGTGCTCATGTCGGTGCTCTGCACGCCGGAGTTCGTCGCGAACTCCCGCCGGGTGATCGATGCTGCTGCCACGGCCGCCGGGCGCGGGCACACGAAGATCACCGCGTTCGCGGTCTTCTCGCTCGCCGACACCGTCGAAGAGGCGCGAGCGGCCGCTCGGCCCGTGGTCGCCGACTATCTCTCGCTCGGCTCCGGCGAGCTGAGCAAAGCGGCCGGCATCAGCGATGAGCTCGACGCGATCCTGGCGGCGGGCGGTCGCGAGAAGCTGCTCGCCGAGATGCCCGACAGCTGGATCGACCGCGTCTCGATCTGCGGCGACGGCCCCACGGCTCTGGCGGCGATCGAGGCGCTCGGCGCTGCCGGGGCGGACGAGGTCGCCCTCATGCCCGTCGAGAGCCACGATCTCGTCGGCCAGGTCGAGCGTGCGGGACGCATGCTCGGTCTTTCTCACCGCAACTGA
- a CDS encoding ABC transporter substrate-binding protein, producing the protein MAIHTTRRALPLLAAASLFVLAGCSTPQQGGSTEAGTDIIVGYGDVDSLDPIQFKAPTGYAVLANIYGTLFNQEYEEVDGYLRGVEKYVPAIADSAEYNEDGTLLTITIKPDLKFSDGDDLTASDVVYTLQRSLSDAGYTGVFGTYLNIADPSTGISAVDDTTVEIVTTGVSPVLEKFLSFQTFGILSEDAALENSQEEWATDYFATNSVASGPYEVSEWTPGQSIILTKNPEYTITDMSSAPETVTLQNMPSPEQAFLALQNESIDVSFGLPPALASEAQSTEGVTVYGTESSDLVYMGMNLGYAPLQDVRVRQAISYLIPTDALREQVMEGFAGTAYGPVPYPMIGALDDDGTQVAYGTDVDKAAALLEAAGAEGLSLKLSTTSSDPTMVEAATFIQSALGEAGIEITVDQMTDAAYNTALSDGTMQLFLGSWYSWGEDAVYQMNFLLKSDAFTNYARFDNPEFDALLAEAMLQPTAESRAELAQAAQQIALDEAPWAYLYTRDQVIVAAEGLTGLTRPDDQFPRFEYLTFED; encoded by the coding sequence ATGGCAATTCACACCACGAGGCGTGCGCTCCCCCTGCTCGCCGCGGCATCTCTGTTCGTGCTTGCGGGGTGCAGTACCCCCCAGCAGGGAGGCAGCACTGAAGCGGGCACCGACATCATCGTTGGATACGGCGACGTCGACAGCCTCGATCCCATCCAGTTCAAAGCCCCGACAGGGTACGCCGTCCTCGCCAACATCTACGGGACGCTGTTCAACCAGGAGTACGAAGAGGTCGACGGCTACCTGCGCGGCGTGGAGAAGTACGTTCCCGCGATCGCCGACTCTGCGGAGTACAACGAGGACGGCACGCTTCTCACGATCACGATCAAGCCCGACCTGAAGTTCTCCGACGGGGATGACCTCACTGCATCCGATGTCGTCTACACGCTTCAGCGTTCGCTGTCGGATGCCGGTTACACCGGCGTCTTCGGCACTTACCTGAACATCGCCGATCCTTCGACGGGCATCAGCGCCGTCGATGACACCACTGTGGAGATCGTGACCACGGGTGTGTCGCCGGTCTTGGAGAAGTTCCTGTCGTTCCAGACCTTCGGCATCCTCAGCGAGGACGCCGCCCTGGAAAACAGCCAGGAGGAGTGGGCCACGGACTACTTCGCCACGAACTCGGTCGCGTCCGGCCCGTACGAGGTCTCCGAATGGACCCCTGGCCAGAGCATCATCCTCACCAAGAACCCCGAGTACACGATCACCGACATGAGCAGCGCCCCGGAGACGGTGACGCTTCAGAACATGCCCAGCCCCGAACAGGCGTTCCTTGCCCTGCAGAACGAATCCATCGACGTCTCGTTCGGGCTTCCGCCCGCACTGGCATCGGAGGCGCAGAGCACCGAGGGCGTCACGGTATACGGCACGGAGTCATCCGACCTCGTGTACATGGGCATGAACCTCGGCTACGCGCCGCTGCAGGATGTCCGCGTCCGCCAGGCCATCTCCTACCTGATTCCGACAGATGCCCTGCGCGAGCAGGTCATGGAAGGGTTCGCGGGAACGGCCTACGGCCCGGTTCCGTATCCGATGATCGGCGCGCTCGACGACGACGGCACTCAGGTCGCCTACGGGACGGATGTCGACAAGGCCGCGGCCCTGCTCGAAGCAGCAGGCGCCGAAGGACTGAGCCTCAAGCTCTCGACGACGTCTTCCGACCCGACCATGGTCGAGGCCGCCACCTTCATCCAGAGTGCGCTCGGCGAGGCGGGCATCGAAATCACGGTCGATCAGATGACGGATGCCGCGTACAACACGGCGCTGTCGGACGGGACGATGCAGCTCTTCCTCGGCAGCTGGTACTCGTGGGGTGAAGACGCGGTCTACCAGATGAACTTCCTGCTGAAGTCGGACGCGTTCACGAACTACGCACGCTTCGACAACCCGGAGTTCGATGCCCTGCTGGCCGAAGCGATGCTCCAGCCGACTGCCGAGAGCCGCGCCGAACTCGCCCAGGCCGCTCAGCAGATCGCCCTCGACGAAGCACCGTGGGCTTACCTGTACACACGCGACCAGGTGATCGTCGCCGCCGAGGGTCTCACCGGCCTCACCCGGCCCGACGACCAGTTCCCGCGCTTCGAGTACCTCACGTTCGAAGACTGA
- a CDS encoding ABC transporter permease, giving the protein MTRFIVNRVLTALVSMLGIALVIFVVTQMLPGDAARVQAGQYATEAQVEALREKFGLDRPLIVQLGTYLAGLAQFDFGTSTRTGQPVLQELMTRLPATLELSLAALLVALVIGVLLGVAAAARQGRIPDLIARIVTITASSTATFWIALLAIVLFCNTLGWFPSPIGRLPRGFAPPPGITGMYTVDSLLTGDLALFAASLSTIALPAIILGIVASPSIIKVVRAATIRALASDFARTSRSFGYSPASILFRDGLRNSLLPVLTTIGIVTGFLLGGNVIIEQLFSWPGIGQYAYQALQSHDLNALRGFALIVGIVYVTLNMVLDILYTFVDPRVQFKAAA; this is encoded by the coding sequence ATGACCCGATTCATCGTCAACCGGGTGCTGACCGCACTCGTCAGCATGCTGGGCATCGCACTGGTCATCTTTGTCGTGACCCAGATGCTGCCCGGCGATGCCGCACGCGTCCAAGCCGGGCAGTACGCCACTGAGGCTCAGGTGGAGGCGCTTCGCGAGAAGTTCGGCCTCGACCGGCCGCTGATCGTGCAGCTCGGGACCTACCTCGCGGGCCTGGCCCAGTTCGACTTCGGTACATCGACTCGCACCGGGCAGCCGGTCCTGCAAGAGCTGATGACCCGGCTGCCGGCCACGCTTGAGCTCAGCCTCGCGGCCCTCCTCGTCGCACTGGTCATCGGCGTCCTGCTCGGCGTCGCAGCGGCCGCCCGACAGGGGCGGATCCCCGACCTCATCGCGCGCATCGTCACGATCACGGCATCCTCGACCGCGACGTTCTGGATCGCGCTCCTGGCGATCGTCCTGTTCTGCAACACGCTCGGATGGTTCCCGAGCCCGATCGGGCGACTCCCCCGCGGTTTCGCGCCACCGCCCGGCATCACCGGCATGTACACGGTCGACTCACTGCTGACCGGTGACCTCGCGCTGTTCGCGGCCTCGCTCTCCACGATCGCCCTTCCGGCGATCATCCTGGGGATCGTCGCCTCGCCCTCGATCATCAAGGTCGTCCGGGCCGCGACGATCCGCGCTCTCGCATCGGACTTCGCACGCACGTCGCGTTCGTTCGGCTATTCGCCCGCGTCGATCCTCTTTCGAGACGGCCTGCGCAATTCGCTCCTGCCGGTCCTCACCACGATCGGCATCGTCACGGGCTTCCTCCTCGGCGGCAACGTGATCATCGAGCAGTTGTTCTCCTGGCCCGGCATCGGGCAGTACGCCTACCAGGCGCTACAGTCCCATGACCTCAACGCTCTGCGCGGCTTCGCGCTCATCGTCGGGATCGTTTACGTGACGCTCAACATGGTGCTGGACATCCTCTATACCTTCGTCGACCCCCGAGTGCAGTTCAAGGCGGCAGCATGA
- a CDS encoding ABC transporter permease yields the protein MTLENTQAPLPAPSGAKRRTPNRLWAMRTGNAGFVAGIVIIALMVLLSFVAPIFQGSGTVAQPDLALQPPSWPHPFGTDQYGRDVFVRTMMAAQIDLTLALSVALIGLILGSVIGALSAAIGGWFDVVVMRITDMLMAFPSFVLALIITASLGNSAINAAIGVTIAFIPQYIRLTRSQALEVRSTDYVAASKVSGSTTLVSAVQHVLPNSFRAPLVQAPLIAAWAILDIAGLSFLGVGVQPPTPEWGAMIAEGTGDVLLGAWWTALFPGLMILAAASAFQMIGDRLERMIR from the coding sequence ATGACTCTCGAGAACACGCAGGCCCCGCTCCCCGCGCCGAGCGGCGCGAAGCGCCGCACTCCGAACCGGCTCTGGGCGATGCGCACCGGAAACGCCGGCTTCGTCGCCGGCATCGTCATCATCGCCCTGATGGTGCTGCTGTCGTTCGTCGCCCCGATCTTCCAGGGCAGTGGCACGGTCGCCCAGCCGGATCTCGCCCTCCAACCACCCAGTTGGCCGCATCCGTTCGGCACGGATCAGTACGGCCGCGACGTCTTCGTCCGCACCATGATGGCAGCCCAGATCGACTTGACCCTCGCTCTGAGCGTCGCGCTGATCGGCCTGATCCTCGGAAGCGTGATCGGCGCCCTGAGCGCCGCGATCGGCGGCTGGTTCGACGTCGTCGTGATGCGGATCACCGACATGCTGATGGCGTTCCCCTCGTTCGTCCTCGCGCTCATCATCACGGCGTCGCTCGGCAACAGCGCGATCAACGCAGCGATCGGCGTGACCATCGCCTTCATCCCGCAGTACATCAGGCTCACGCGATCGCAGGCGCTGGAGGTACGCTCCACCGACTACGTCGCCGCGAGCAAGGTGAGCGGTTCCACGACCCTCGTATCCGCCGTCCAGCACGTGCTCCCCAACTCGTTCCGCGCCCCGCTCGTGCAGGCGCCGCTGATCGCCGCGTGGGCGATCCTCGACATCGCCGGGCTCTCGTTCCTCGGCGTCGGAGTGCAGCCGCCGACACCGGAATGGGGCGCGATGATCGCCGAAGGCACGGGAGACGTGCTCCTCGGCGCCTGGTGGACCGCCCTCTTCCCCGGTCTGATGATCCTGGCCGCCGCATCCGCCTTCCAGATGATCGGCGACCGCCTCGAAAGGATGATCCGATGA
- a CDS encoding ABC transporter ATP-binding protein, giving the protein MTTLHLAGLTATAPSGAKILDDVGFEVRSGEIVGLVGESGSGKSMTSLALTGLLPGAITPVAGTASLDGDVFMTDGRVVARPPISIVFQNAKAALNPTMRIGNQFTRLLTHLGRRPGTALTSEIEGLLEQVGIVDPKRVSRAYPNQLSGGMNQRVMIALALASEPKVLIADEPTTGLDVTVQAQILQLLKTTTANSNRGVLLITHDLGVVAQMCSRVVVMLKGRIVEINDVDAIFHGADHPYTRELVAAAEGTGTTKGAHA; this is encoded by the coding sequence ATGACCACCCTTCACCTCGCCGGCCTCACGGCGACAGCACCCTCCGGTGCGAAGATCCTCGACGATGTCGGGTTCGAGGTCCGCAGCGGCGAGATCGTCGGGCTCGTCGGCGAATCGGGCTCGGGTAAGTCGATGACATCGCTCGCCCTCACCGGGCTCCTCCCCGGTGCGATCACACCGGTCGCGGGCACGGCGTCGCTCGATGGAGATGTGTTCATGACGGATGGACGCGTGGTCGCCCGCCCGCCGATCTCGATCGTGTTCCAGAACGCCAAAGCGGCCCTGAACCCCACGATGCGCATCGGCAACCAATTCACCCGGCTGCTCACGCATCTCGGGCGACGGCCGGGAACGGCGTTGACCTCCGAGATCGAGGGGCTCCTCGAGCAGGTCGGGATCGTCGATCCGAAGCGGGTCAGTCGGGCCTACCCCAACCAGCTCTCCGGGGGGATGAATCAGCGCGTCATGATCGCGCTGGCGCTCGCGTCGGAACCGAAGGTGCTGATCGCGGATGAGCCCACCACGGGACTGGATGTCACGGTGCAGGCGCAGATCCTGCAGTTGCTGAAAACCACCACGGCGAACAGCAATCGCGGCGTGCTCCTCATCACTCATGACCTCGGTGTCGTCGCACAGATGTGCTCGCGCGTCGTGGTCATGCTGAAGGGACGGATCGTCGAGATCAACGATGTCGATGCGATCTTCCACGGCGCCGACCATCCGTACACGCGCGAGCTCGTTGCCGCGGCCGAAGGCACCGGCACGACGAAGGGGGCGCACGCATGA